A single Arcobacter sp. FWKO B DNA region contains:
- the hisIE gene encoding bifunctional phosphoribosyl-AMP cyclohydrolase/phosphoribosyl-ATP diphosphatase HisIE: MDISKLDWEKGDGLLPVITQDINTLEVLMLGYTNKEALELTLSTNEAHYYSRSKQRLWKKGETSGHIQKVKEVLIDCDEDTILLKVEQVGVACHTGRKNCFFRTVEGKEIAKPLVDTTSSYGVIDTLYHTICERKTADASSSYTAKLLHGKDNSMLKKIVEEAGEFTFAFKDNNTEEMIYEAADITYHVLVALAAKNISPDRVKQELARRFGLSGIEEKNRREINN, translated from the coding sequence ATGGATATCAGCAAACTTGATTGGGAAAAAGGTGACGGGCTACTTCCCGTCATTACCCAAGATATAAATACTCTTGAAGTGTTGATGCTAGGATATACTAACAAAGAAGCATTAGAACTTACTCTTTCTACAAACGAAGCACACTATTACAGCAGAAGCAAACAACGCCTTTGGAAAAAAGGTGAAACAAGCGGACATATCCAAAAAGTAAAAGAAGTTTTAATTGATTGTGATGAAGATACTATTTTACTTAAGGTTGAACAAGTAGGTGTTGCTTGTCATACTGGCAGAAAAAACTGCTTTTTTAGAACTGTAGAAGGCAAAGAGATAGCAAAACCTCTTGTTGATACAACATCTAGTTATGGTGTGATAGATACTCTTTACCATACTATTTGTGAGAGAAAAACTGCTGATGCTTCATCATCTTATACTGCAAAATTACTTCATGGCAAAGATAACTCTATGCTCAAAAAGATAGTTGAAGAAGCGGGAGAGTTTACTTTTGCATTTAAAGATAATAATACAGAAGAAATGATATATGAAGCAGCAGATATTACTTATCATGTACTAGTAGCACTTGCTGCTAAAAATATCTCTCCTGATAGAGTAAAGCAAGAATTAGCTAGAAGATTTGGGCTTAGTGGGATAGAAGAGAAAAACAGAAGAGAAATTAATAACTAA
- the era gene encoding GTPase Era: MDKNIKTKCGFVAVVGRPNAGKSSLLNWIIGEKVAMVSHKANATRKRSNIIAMNGDDQIIFVDTPGIHESEKLINQFMLDEALKAIGDCDLIVFLAPVTDKLTHYESFLEKNKKNTPHIVLLTKIDMVSNEEILAKSSEYAKYSDKYIAMMPITIKKSSDLKYLLDLICKNLPYSPPLFDTEILTTDNLRDIYKEFIREAVFEKISDEIPYEADVKIDKIEEKPNVDVIRATIIVEKDSQKGMIIGKNAEAIKRIGKAAREKIEKLSQKKAYLELFVSVKKGWSKNKEGLKNMGYDIDAN, translated from the coding sequence TTGGATAAAAATATAAAAACAAAATGTGGATTTGTAGCAGTCGTAGGTAGACCCAATGCTGGTAAAAGTTCACTTTTAAATTGGATTATTGGTGAAAAAGTAGCAATGGTATCACACAAAGCTAATGCTACAAGAAAAAGATCAAATATCATAGCAATGAATGGTGATGATCAAATAATATTTGTAGATACTCCAGGGATTCATGAGAGTGAAAAACTTATCAATCAATTTATGCTTGATGAAGCACTAAAAGCTATTGGGGATTGTGATTTAATAGTTTTTTTGGCTCCTGTTACAGATAAGCTTACACACTATGAAAGTTTCCTAGAAAAAAATAAAAAAAATACTCCTCATATAGTACTTCTTACAAAAATAGATATGGTAAGTAATGAAGAGATATTAGCAAAAAGTTCAGAATATGCAAAATATAGTGATAAATATATTGCAATGATGCCAATTACCATCAAAAAATCATCTGATCTTAAATATCTACTGGATTTGATATGTAAAAATCTTCCATATTCTCCTCCTCTTTTTGATACTGAGATTTTAACAACAGATAATTTAAGAGATATCTACAAAGAATTTATTCGTGAAGCAGTATTTGAAAAAATAAGTGATGAAATACCTTATGAAGCTGATGTCAAGATAGATAAAATTGAGGAAAAACCTAATGTTGATGTAATCAGAGCTACAATAATAGTAGAAAAAGATTCACAAAAAGGGATGATAATAGGGAAAAATGCTGAAGCTATTAAAAGAATAGGCAAAGCTGCAAGAGAAAAAATTGAAAAGTTAAGTCAAAAAAAAGCTTACTTAGAGCTTTTTGTTTCGGTCAAAAAAGGATGGAGCAAAAACAAAGAAGGTTTGAAAAATATGGGATATGATATAGATGCAAACTAA
- a CDS encoding branched-chain amino acid transaminase: MDKSKYIWMDGAYTPWDDAKVHVLTHTLHYGNGAIEGTKAYKTVDGRCAIFKLNEHTQRLLNSSKMTLMNVPFSLEELNKAQVELLQKNELFDGAYIRPLVYLGYGVMGLYHKDCPVNVSISAWKWGAYLGEEGLKKGVRVKISSFTRTPNTSGMGKAKAVANYLNSQMAKYEAVEAGYDEALLRDDQGYIAEASGACFFIVRDGVLISPPNDASLESITQATVIDLAKDMGIEVVRRRVTRDEVYIADEAFFTGTAAEVTPIREVDARVIGCGSRGPITEKLQSAYFDAVAGKNPKYTKYLTYIN, translated from the coding sequence ATGGATAAATCAAAATATATTTGGATGGATGGTGCATATACCCCTTGGGATGATGCTAAAGTACATGTTCTTACACATACACTTCACTATGGCAATGGTGCTATTGAAGGGACAAAGGCTTATAAAACAGTTGATGGAAGATGTGCTATTTTTAAACTTAATGAACACACACAAAGACTTCTTAACTCATCAAAAATGACTTTAATGAATGTACCTTTTTCATTAGAAGAATTAAACAAAGCTCAAGTTGAACTTTTACAAAAAAATGAGCTTTTTGATGGAGCTTATATTAGACCTTTGGTATATTTAGGTTACGGTGTAATGGGTCTTTATCACAAAGATTGTCCTGTAAATGTAAGTATTAGTGCTTGGAAATGGGGTGCATATTTAGGTGAAGAGGGACTAAAAAAAGGTGTTAGAGTAAAAATATCATCTTTTACAAGAACTCCAAACACTTCAGGTATGGGTAAAGCAAAAGCAGTTGCAAACTACTTAAATAGCCAAATGGCAAAATACGAAGCAGTAGAAGCTGGATATGATGAAGCATTACTTAGAGATGATCAAGGTTATATAGCTGAAGCTAGTGGAGCGTGCTTTTTTATAGTTAGAGATGGCGTACTTATCTCTCCACCAAATGATGCTTCACTAGAGTCTATCACACAAGCTACAGTTATTGACTTGGCCAAAGATATGGGTATAGAGGTAGTAAGAAGAAGAGTTACTAGAGATGAAGTATATATCGCTGATGAAGCATTTTTCACTGGAACTGCTGCTGAAGTTACTCCTATAAGAGAAGTAGATGCTAGAGTGATAGGATGTGGCTCAAGAGGGCCTATAACTGAAAAGTTACAAAGTGCGTATTTTGATGCAGTTGCTGGGAAAAACCCAAAATATACAAAATATTTGACATACATTAATTAA
- a CDS encoding prohibitin family protein yields MPIDNDYFKNRQQNSGGGNNSGGNGGGYTPPFEPPEMFKNFGKKAGLIYGAIIVILILVLAKPFAIVNSGEVGIKITTGKYGEEPLRPGFHLFIPVIQKVIFVDTKVRLMHYTAVEDVGAFDAGIRVNNAINILDSRGLPVSIDLTVQYRLLPDGAPATIANWGLSWEEKIINPVVRDIVRSVVGSFTAEELPVKRNEIANLIELGIREKIDALRDQPVELQSVQLREIILPPKIKEQIERVQIANQEAERTRYEVERARQEAQKVAALAEGEAQAKRIAAQGQADAILIEAKAQSESNNLISRSLTKDLLHLEQVKVQGKFNEALRENKDAKIFLTPGGSTPNIWVDTKDNQRTSSISGN; encoded by the coding sequence ATGCCAATAGACAACGATTATTTTAAAAACAGACAACAAAACAGCGGTGGTGGGAACAACAGCGGTGGAAATGGTGGTGGATATACACCTCCTTTTGAGCCACCTGAAATGTTCAAAAACTTTGGGAAAAAAGCTGGGCTTATATATGGTGCTATTATTGTAATACTTATCTTAGTACTTGCAAAACCTTTTGCGATAGTAAACTCTGGTGAGGTTGGTATTAAAATCACAACTGGTAAATATGGAGAAGAGCCTCTTAGACCTGGATTTCATCTTTTTATACCTGTGATTCAAAAAGTTATTTTTGTTGATACAAAAGTTAGACTTATGCATTATACAGCAGTAGAAGATGTGGGGGCATTTGATGCAGGTATTAGAGTAAATAATGCTATTAATATCCTAGATTCAAGAGGTCTTCCAGTATCAATAGATTTAACTGTACAATATAGACTATTACCTGATGGTGCACCTGCAACTATTGCAAACTGGGGTTTAAGTTGGGAAGAAAAAATTATCAATCCAGTTGTTAGAGATATCGTAAGAAGTGTAGTAGGTAGTTTTACAGCTGAAGAACTTCCAGTAAAAAGAAATGAAATTGCAAACTTGATAGAACTTGGAATTAGAGAAAAAATTGATGCTCTAAGAGACCAACCAGTTGAGCTTCAATCTGTTCAGTTAAGAGAGATTATCCTTCCTCCAAAAATCAAAGAGCAAATTGAAAGAGTTCAAATAGCAAACCAAGAAGCAGAAAGAACAAGATATGAAGTTGAAAGAGCTAGACAAGAAGCACAAAAAGTTGCTGCTTTAGCAGAAGGTGAGGCTCAAGCAAAAAGAATCGCAGCTCAAGGTCAAGCTGATGCAATACTTATAGAAGCAAAAGCACAATCTGAGTCAAATAATTTGATTTCAAGATCTTTAACAAAAGATTTATTACACTTAGAACAAGTTAAAGTTCAAGGTAAATTTAACGAAGCTCTTAGAGAAAACAAAGATGCTAAGATATTCTTAACACCTGGTGGAAGTACACCAAATATTTGGGTTGATACTAAAGACAATCAAAGAACATCTTCAATAAGCGGTAACTAA